In Tachysurus fulvidraco isolate hzauxx_2018 chromosome 1, HZAU_PFXX_2.0, whole genome shotgun sequence, a single window of DNA contains:
- the myadmb gene encoding myeloid-associated differentiation marker homolog codes for MPVVFHSSPLMWSRVAAMVFACVAFSVALYGAQLTHGTGDWCVFCWSFSFAGTLLIVLVEICGLQSRAPISWKNFPITFACYASLLCLSASIIFPLFFLKGYGGRDEYVNCRIVSTVFSCLATLAYFSEVMLSKARPGEVSGYMATAPGILKVCETFIACVIFVFISDPVSYNQNAATKWCLSVYCICFILSAAIIIMCIVEWTGLLPISFPRFLSFYALLAVAMYLSATIIWPIYKFDDKHGGNSHRPNECSYYRGLCAWDKTLAIAVLTVLNFLLYLTDLIYSARLVFVTV; via the coding sequence ATGCCGGTGGTGTTCCATTCCTCCCCGTTGATGTGGTCACGGGTGGCAGCCATGGTGTTTGCCTGCGTGGCATTTAGTGTAGCGCTGTACGGCGCTCAGCTGACACACGGTACAGGTGACTGGTGTGTTTTCTGCTGGAGCTTCAGCTTCGCCGGGACACTTCTGATTGTCCTGGTGGAGATCTGTGGCCTGCAGTCTCGTGCTCCAATCTCCTGGAAGAACTTCCCCATTACCTTCGCCTGCTACGCCtctctgctctgtctgtctgcctccaTCATCTTCCCTCTCTTCTTCCTGAAAGGGTACGGGGGACGTGATGAATACGTCAACTGCCGCATCGTCTCCACTGTCTTCTCCTGCCTCGCCACACTGGCCTACTTCAGTGAGGTCATGTTAAGCAAGGCGCGTCCAGGTGAGGTGTCTGGCTACATGGCTACAGCGCCGGGAATTCTGAAAGTCTGTGAGACCTTCATCGCATGCGTCATCTTCGTGTTCATCAGCGATCCAGTGTCTTATAACCAGAACGCAGCAACAAAATGGTGTCTCTCCGTCTACTGCATCTGCTTCATCCTGTCAGcagccatcatcatcatgtgcATCGTCGAGTGGACTGGATTGCTTCCAATTTCCTTCCCCCGCTTCCTGTCCTTTTACGCTCTGCTCGCCGTAGCCATGTATCTCTCCGCTACCATAATTTGGCCTATTTACAAGTTCGATGATAAACATGGAGGCAACAGCCACCGGCCGAACGAATGCAGCTACTACAGGGGCCTGTGTGCCTGGGATAAGACGCTCGCCATCGCCGTCCTCACAGTGCTAAACTTCCTGCTGTATCTCACAGACCTGATCTACTCGGCCAGGCTCGTCTTTGTTACGGTTTAA